TTGGGAGAATGACATGGATTTAATTAGAATGAATTCTCCAGCTCTTCCTGGTGTATTCTACAAATATCACTAGCCTGTGTTAATGCGTTTGCTAATGCTTCGCCACGTAAATTAGGATCCACCTTGATGGGCTCGCCAAAACCAGCCAACGCTTTTGAAAACGGAACTGGAATTACAAACCGATCCCAACCACGAGCTCTAAGTGCCCATCTGGAAGCAGTGGCAACGGGAACAATAAAACCATCCAGATGCTGAGCGGCTGCGTAAGTTCCCGGTTTCATGATTCGACGAGGACCCCGTGGGCCATCAGAGGCAAAAGCGGATACTTTAATCTGTTGCTTCTTTAGATAACGGATCATTCCAGTATAAGCTTTGCGACCACCCCGCGTACTGGAACCGCGAAAAGTGACATAGTTCAATCCTTCAAGAACGGCAGAAGCAATATCACCATCGCCTGCCTGACTGACGATGGCTGCGGGATGTAAAGGAGCGGTGAGATACCAGGCAATAAACATATCCCCGTGCCAGAATTGCAGAATAACAGGCTGACCGTTTTCTAACAAATGTCGCAGGCGATTCCAGCCACGGATTTCCAGTCTTAAACTTTTGCCAATAGCTTGCACCAAAAACCCACCAATACGCC
This portion of the Candidatus Neomarinimicrobiota bacterium genome encodes:
- a CDS encoding DUF374 domain-containing protein; the protein is MGLDRKTQNRISIIARRIGGFLVQAIGKSLRLEIRGWNRLRHLLENGQPVILQFWHGDMFIAWYLTAPLHPAAIVSQAGDGDIASAVLEGLNYVTFRGSSTRGGRKAYTGMIRYLKKQQIKVSAFASDGPRGPRRIMKPGTYAAAQHLDGFIVPVATASRWALRARGWDRFVIPVPFSKALAGFGEPIKVDPNLRGEALANALTQASDICRIHQEELENSF